The following are from one region of the Paenibacillus sp. JZ16 genome:
- a CDS encoding carboxymuconolactone decarboxylase family protein: MEMSNDKVSAYKNEILNLKQSMPEMAEAYHQFTGVCFQDGELDERTKQLIALGIGLFANNELCTFYHMEEARAKGASDAQIMEAVAVASAASAGHALSQGLTRVQHNLH; the protein is encoded by the coding sequence ATGGAAATGTCCAATGACAAGGTCTCGGCTTACAAGAATGAAATTCTGAATTTGAAGCAGAGCATGCCGGAAATGGCAGAAGCGTATCATCAGTTCACCGGCGTTTGCTTTCAGGATGGCGAACTGGATGAGCGAACAAAGCAGCTGATCGCGCTCGGAATCGGACTGTTTGCCAATAATGAGCTGTGTACCTTCTATCATATGGAAGAAGCCCGTGCGAAGGGAGCCTCGGATGCTCAGATTATGGAGGCTGTAGCCGTGGCGTCTGCCGCCAGTGCGGGACATGCCCTCTCGCAGGGATTGACCCGCGTGCAGCATAATCTTCATTGA
- a CDS encoding xanthine phosphoribosyltransferase, with protein sequence MDWLKERIIKEGVVLSDQVLKLDALLTHQVDPALIMDMGREFAARFKESGVTKVVTLESSGISVAFAAALELGVPMVFARRKKTLLADPDALCERVPSFTKGIVTDIMVSRQFIGEEDKLLFIDDIIANGDAARGLIKIIERAGAELIGLGVVIEKSFQAGARTLREQNVHVESLVTISSLEDGKITFS encoded by the coding sequence ATGGATTGGTTGAAAGAGCGGATCATCAAAGAAGGTGTCGTGTTGTCGGATCAAGTGCTGAAGCTGGATGCCCTGCTGACGCATCAAGTAGACCCGGCATTAATTATGGATATGGGCCGGGAATTTGCGGCTAGATTTAAAGAGAGCGGCGTGACCAAGGTCGTTACGCTGGAATCCTCCGGCATTTCTGTTGCATTTGCCGCGGCGCTTGAATTGGGAGTTCCGATGGTATTCGCCCGGCGCAAAAAAACGCTGCTCGCCGATCCAGACGCCTTGTGTGAGCGGGTTCCGTCTTTCACCAAGGGCATTGTCACGGACATTATGGTATCGCGCCAGTTTATCGGCGAAGAGGATAAACTGCTCTTCATTGATGACATTATCGCGAACGGTGACGCTGCAAGAGGCCTGATCAAGATTATTGAACGGGCAGGGGCAGAATTAATCGGGCTTGGCGTTGTGATTGAAAAGAGCTTCCAGGCTGGAGCGAGAACGCTGCGCGAACAGAATGTTCATGTGGAATCGCTGGTCACCATATCGTCGCTTGAGGACGGCAAGATTACGTTCAGCTAG
- a CDS encoding DEAD/DEAH box helicase — MNHQPSADSGMIFDARLPVPLQIDRSWFDDLAGRLDKGGPWGDYRLAQLAVEGEKSRLVTSFEELQCLKHLGGLSPLPHQTDTARRVLFEMSGRAILADEVGLGKTIEAGLILKEYIVRGLVSKVLILVPASLVLQWVRELNSKFGIPAIAQKKAYSWGNDIVVASMDTAKRDPHQEILLNEEYDMLIIDEAHKLKNKKTSNYQFIQKLRKKYCLLLTATPVQNDLSELFNLITLLKPGQLGGQGQFAANFVVDKRRPKNQEQLKDELSKVMIRNRRGEGEVKFTKRSVRNVGLSLSPEEQSLYDGVTSFVKDQYQAAGGNLSSMLSLVTLQREVCSSRDAVFVTLVNLSKKLPEDSPLRDKIWELVYLIKAIKANTKAEKTIELIQQMNEKVIVFTEYRATQEYLLNYFRDHGLISVPYRGGMNRGKKDWMMDLFRGKAQVMIATEAGGEGINLQFCHHMINFDLPWNPMRVEQRIGRVHRLGQTNDVKIYNLSTSGTIEEHILNLLHEKINMFEMVIGGLDVILERFEKKESIEKSLYKIMLESGNDDEIRQRISTLGDSIHHIKQDIEQGSTVEDNLREEEA, encoded by the coding sequence ATGAACCATCAGCCATCTGCCGACTCAGGCATGATTTTCGACGCGCGTCTTCCCGTTCCATTGCAGATCGACCGTTCCTGGTTTGACGATCTCGCCGGTCGACTGGACAAGGGCGGACCTTGGGGTGACTATCGTCTGGCCCAGCTTGCCGTGGAGGGCGAGAAATCGCGTCTCGTTACAAGCTTTGAAGAATTGCAATGCCTCAAGCACCTAGGCGGCTTATCCCCGCTCCCCCATCAGACCGATACCGCCAGACGCGTATTGTTCGAGATGTCGGGTCGAGCCATTCTCGCTGATGAAGTGGGGCTTGGTAAAACGATTGAAGCCGGCCTTATTTTAAAAGAATACATCGTGCGCGGCCTGGTATCCAAAGTGTTGATTCTCGTTCCCGCTTCCCTTGTGCTGCAATGGGTTCGCGAGCTGAACTCCAAGTTCGGCATTCCTGCGATTGCGCAGAAAAAAGCGTACTCCTGGGGCAATGATATCGTTGTCGCCTCCATGGACACGGCGAAGCGCGATCCGCATCAGGAGATTCTGCTGAACGAGGAGTACGACATGCTCATCATCGATGAGGCGCACAAGCTCAAGAACAAAAAAACCTCCAATTATCAATTCATTCAAAAGCTGCGCAAAAAATACTGCCTCTTGCTGACGGCCACGCCGGTGCAGAACGATCTCAGCGAGCTCTTCAATCTGATCACCCTGCTGAAGCCGGGCCAGCTTGGAGGCCAAGGGCAGTTTGCCGCTAATTTTGTTGTCGATAAACGAAGACCCAAGAATCAGGAGCAGCTCAAGGATGAGCTGTCCAAGGTCATGATCCGTAACCGCCGCGGCGAAGGCGAAGTGAAATTCACCAAGCGATCCGTCCGCAATGTAGGGCTTAGCCTCTCGCCCGAAGAACAGTCATTATACGACGGCGTCACGTCCTTCGTCAAAGATCAGTATCAGGCAGCAGGGGGAAATTTAAGCAGTATGCTGTCCCTTGTTACGCTCCAGCGTGAAGTGTGCAGCAGCCGCGATGCCGTTTTCGTGACTCTTGTTAATCTGTCCAAGAAGCTGCCCGAGGACTCTCCGCTGCGCGATAAAATCTGGGAGCTCGTCTATCTCATCAAGGCCATCAAAGCCAACACCAAGGCGGAAAAAACCATCGAGCTGATCCAGCAAATGAACGAGAAGGTCATCGTATTCACGGAATACCGCGCCACCCAGGAATACTTGCTCAATTATTTCCGCGATCACGGGCTCATCTCCGTACCGTACCGAGGCGGAATGAACCGCGGCAAGAAGGACTGGATGATGGATCTGTTCCGCGGCAAGGCACAGGTCATGATCGCGACGGAAGCCGGGGGCGAAGGCATCAATCTGCAATTCTGCCACCATATGATCAACTTTGATCTGCCCTGGAATCCCATGCGGGTCGAGCAGCGAATCGGACGCGTCCATCGTCTCGGCCAGACCAATGACGTGAAGATTTACAACCTGTCCACTTCAGGAACCATTGAAGAGCACATTCTGAACCTGCTGCACGAGAAGATCAACATGTTTGAGATGGTCATCGGAGGTCTGGATGTCATTCTCGAACGGTTCGAGAAGAAGGAATCCATCGAGAAGAGCCTGTACAAAATCATGCTGGAGTCCGGCAACGATGATGAAATCCGGCAGCGCATCAGCACATTGGGCGACTCGATTCACCATATCAAGCAGGATATCGAGCAGGGAAGCACCGTCGAAGATAATCTAAGAGAGGAAGAAGCCTAA
- a CDS encoding YqzE family protein: MASGDELIKYITERVVHFIDTPKDVRRQAKVKESWTTRWFGMIPFSMSLWKEDVTTKRKKKGRSNS; encoded by the coding sequence ATGGCTAGCGGCGACGAATTGATCAAGTACATTACCGAGCGCGTGGTTCATTTTATAGATACGCCTAAGGACGTTCGGCGTCAGGCGAAGGTGAAGGAATCCTGGACCACAAGGTGGTTCGGCATGATTCCGTTCTCCATGTCGCTATGGAAAGAGGATGTAACCACCAAGCGCAAAAAAAAGGGACGAAGTAACAGCTGA
- a CDS encoding YqhG family protein: protein MTMTPQEVQQHFMAYLEATECTVIEKSPEHVTVKLSPQADKMLTNRPYYWGFVERTGAPAETLSFNFVFDPEKYDERLAKTKETEAKAQLASPTQDPLLARFYGNAPVLPILGPGRIQRENIGYGSSRLAQIWNASREEGKCVYLFQQRDTEPRPTARSTPYEQWLGVCFKVEFSCDLKREELFFLGISLSSRAIAQDFPAILNGRELTPRLPESVHVRPAALTLEQAVDALENHLIDKISKLDYDWATKARERLEEELLVIDSYYEDLLKEQDEEKKALIEEQYKNRRSEMQWQYEPKVSLSVITCGLFHLCSPVGASS, encoded by the coding sequence ATGACCATGACGCCGCAGGAGGTGCAGCAGCACTTCATGGCCTATTTGGAAGCCACCGAATGCACCGTCATTGAAAAGTCGCCTGAGCATGTCACCGTGAAACTGTCGCCGCAAGCCGACAAAATGCTCACCAACCGCCCGTATTACTGGGGTTTCGTGGAGCGTACCGGCGCTCCCGCCGAAACGTTATCGTTCAATTTCGTGTTTGATCCGGAAAAATACGACGAACGGCTTGCAAAAACCAAGGAAACCGAAGCCAAAGCGCAGCTTGCCTCGCCTACGCAGGATCCGCTCCTGGCCCGCTTTTACGGGAATGCTCCGGTTCTGCCTATCCTTGGTCCCGGACGCATTCAGCGGGAGAACATTGGCTACGGCAGCAGCCGGCTGGCCCAAATCTGGAATGCTTCCCGGGAGGAAGGCAAATGCGTCTATCTGTTCCAGCAGCGCGATACCGAGCCGCGTCCGACAGCCCGTTCCACGCCGTATGAGCAGTGGCTGGGCGTCTGCTTCAAGGTGGAGTTCAGCTGTGATCTGAAGCGGGAGGAATTGTTTTTTCTCGGAATCTCACTTTCTAGTCGTGCGATTGCCCAAGACTTCCCGGCGATCCTGAATGGACGCGAACTGACGCCCCGCTTGCCCGAGAGCGTTCACGTCCGACCGGCGGCTCTTACGCTCGAACAGGCCGTAGATGCGCTAGAAAACCATCTTATCGACAAGATAAGCAAGCTGGACTACGACTGGGCCACCAAAGCAAGAGAACGTCTTGAAGAAGAACTGCTGGTGATCGACAGCTATTACGAGGACCTGCTCAAGGAGCAGGATGAAGAGAAAAAAGCGCTTATCGAGGAGCAATATAAGAACCGCCGGTCCGAAATGCAGTGGCAGTACGAGCCGAAAGTGAGCTTGTCCGTCATAACCTGCGGTCTATTTCATCTGTGTTCGCCTGTGGGTGCGTCATCATGA
- a CDS encoding YkvI family membrane protein produces MRNSVRVLQIAFTYIGTIVGAGFATGREILQFFTQYGHWATLTILLATGIFIWLGTKIMTISRRIGAKSFEDLNKFLFGEKAGVWISLFMFVILLGVNSIMLAGAGSVFVEHLNLSYQTGLFVTMIGTYFILRKGIQSIMTMNSLVVPMMLTLSLAIISQTIQTPGATRFLTLTTDHTLPSVWLAPLLYTSFNLVMAMPVLVPLGSQTKSARAVTWGGIIGGTGVGFMLMAAHFAMSAHMPGISQYEIPMGSIANQLGWLVQIIYLILIFLEIFSTFVANIYGITLQVQQRTSLSPRVITLGIMVFCYFFSQFGFSSLLSLLYPMFGGLCLLWVLRLTLFGTPEIRRK; encoded by the coding sequence TTGCGTAATTCTGTTCGTGTTTTACAGATCGCGTTTACATATATCGGAACCATCGTTGGCGCTGGCTTTGCAACCGGACGTGAAATCCTTCAATTTTTTACCCAATATGGACACTGGGCCACACTTACCATTCTGCTTGCGACAGGAATATTCATTTGGCTCGGCACAAAAATCATGACGATATCCAGGCGGATCGGGGCCAAATCCTTTGAGGACTTAAACAAATTCCTGTTTGGAGAGAAAGCCGGCGTCTGGATCAGCCTCTTTATGTTTGTCATTCTGCTCGGGGTGAACAGCATCATGCTTGCCGGCGCGGGCTCTGTTTTTGTGGAGCATCTGAATTTGAGCTATCAAACCGGATTGTTTGTCACGATGATCGGAACCTATTTCATTCTCAGAAAAGGCATCCAGTCCATCATGACAATGAACAGTCTTGTTGTGCCCATGATGCTGACCTTATCGCTTGCGATTATTTCTCAGACGATTCAAACACCGGGTGCCACCCGATTCTTAACCTTGACTACGGACCATACCCTGCCTTCGGTTTGGCTGGCGCCCCTTCTCTACACCTCCTTTAACCTGGTAATGGCAATGCCGGTGCTGGTCCCGCTCGGCAGCCAGACCAAAAGCGCGCGTGCCGTAACCTGGGGAGGCATCATTGGAGGTACGGGCGTAGGATTTATGCTGATGGCGGCGCATTTTGCGATGTCTGCGCATATGCCCGGCATTAGTCAATACGAGATCCCGATGGGCAGCATCGCCAACCAGCTGGGCTGGCTCGTCCAGATCATCTATCTCATTCTGATCTTCCTAGAAATTTTTAGCACCTTCGTGGCCAATATCTACGGGATTACCCTGCAGGTTCAGCAGCGAACCTCGCTCTCGCCCAGAGTGATTACCCTTGGCATCATGGTGTTCTGTTATTTCTTCAGCCAGTTCGGCTTCAGTTCCTTGCTCTCTCTCCTCTACCCCATGTTCGGGGGACTGTGTCTGCTCTGGGTGCTCCGACTGACTTTGTTCGGAACACCCGAAATCAGGAGAAAATAA
- a CDS encoding AAA family ATPase: MRLERMNIQGFGAVRDKSLEIDAPVTVLYGPNEAGKSSVLYFIRAMLYGFPGKGSPAERGEPSEEGIHGGELRFLDKEGVPWVVRRYNRSREGNPATGRGERVHIHKQADNGIVIELGQQELEQYALGGVSKDMFRQLFAISLSELQEIRSLQSAEMSGYLFHAGIGGGANILEAERKLSQEMDKLYKPRGKVQHTAKLLQAIEHLRTRVSESKTYVSRYNETVTSILEIQERLNLLEQDRIRDAEDLSLLRKAQDIRPAWLEWREASLELKDLMDSDNFPPDGLPRYEKMQEEERLLHTQSIRAERAIEDAEDKLRALPLNSFMEQYGEQIEELWAKRSLHEAANRELAELTTEYKSQEIRLEQLLRDIDPAWTRQELLALSLSASEREEVRRISAAFAGYDRRMEALFIEQRGAQRSAAAAESALREARRQLREEMERGQEAFAMIKSAAPQETAVLWNQLQLEIERWRERRLTRTQPEPASTRPSGRGRLPGMHAGLLAGMAVMTFLLVVVLLWTSTTEAAVVSGIVMLLGMGYVFWSGQRGREVHGAASNETHLQDVQGTEHIDHLYSRLVSDPYAAAAASTIPGRRRDKNAALARDPIMVEAQMRELRSVMEGWQAWRQRLDRLTSDCAAAEEKAALQAAELQTVQGAIDQEEKRYLELERQWEDWLMSRSLPQSLSPDVMLDVFVKVEQGQELIRQQKSLGLKMDVLLKEAEDYIIQCHEIFAADPQGDVNGNRIPAVAELGNVYSRWKSYQEESRQRKVLAERIQELRKEGIAIAEEREGLQMRKAALIASSQSADEETFLRMGAAAKRREELVRTIRHHEITMFSGWDEGGRRQLEQLLELMDASELDAQCMKKEEAVSAALHLRDELQERRGRLLQERESLEAAGNEDSALQQLEEQRTALRELVSQYAVRSMASEFIKRTRRMYEEEKQPQVLQLASRYFTMLTGGMYSRIVMRMGDQSLLAERPTGELVESSRLSRGTAEQLYLAMRLGLIQSMPHASGLPLLLDDLFVNFDGERLGHALELLSELSQDRQVVMMTCHRHVAEQTMKLIPGARFITMQP; this comes from the coding sequence ATGAGACTAGAGCGGATGAACATTCAAGGCTTTGGAGCTGTTCGGGACAAGAGTCTTGAGATAGATGCGCCTGTGACCGTGCTGTATGGGCCGAATGAAGCGGGAAAGAGCAGCGTCCTGTATTTTATCCGAGCCATGCTGTACGGATTCCCTGGCAAGGGCTCGCCTGCAGAACGCGGCGAGCCTTCGGAGGAAGGCATTCACGGCGGCGAGCTGCGGTTTCTGGATAAGGAGGGAGTGCCTTGGGTGGTTCGGCGCTACAACCGGTCCAGAGAAGGAAATCCAGCCACCGGCAGAGGCGAGCGCGTACATATTCATAAACAAGCGGATAATGGAATTGTCATTGAGCTTGGACAACAAGAACTGGAGCAATATGCTTTGGGCGGTGTGTCCAAGGATATGTTTCGTCAGCTGTTTGCCATCTCGTTAAGCGAGCTTCAGGAAATCCGCAGTTTGCAATCTGCCGAGATGAGCGGTTACTTGTTCCATGCCGGAATCGGCGGCGGGGCCAATATACTGGAAGCCGAGCGCAAGTTATCCCAGGAGATGGACAAGCTGTATAAGCCGCGCGGAAAGGTTCAGCATACCGCCAAGCTGCTCCAAGCCATCGAGCATTTAAGAACCCGGGTTTCGGAGAGCAAGACGTACGTTTCCCGCTATAACGAGACCGTTACATCCATTCTGGAAATACAGGAACGGTTGAATCTTTTGGAACAGGATCGCATTAGGGACGCCGAGGATCTGTCGCTGCTTCGAAAAGCGCAGGACATTCGTCCGGCTTGGCTGGAATGGCGTGAGGCCAGTTTGGAATTAAAGGATCTGATGGACAGTGACAACTTTCCTCCTGATGGACTCCCCCGATACGAAAAGATGCAGGAGGAAGAGCGCCTTCTCCACACCCAGTCGATTCGCGCCGAGCGGGCGATCGAGGATGCGGAAGATAAGCTGAGAGCACTCCCTCTGAATTCGTTCATGGAACAGTATGGCGAACAGATTGAGGAGCTTTGGGCGAAACGCAGCCTACACGAAGCCGCTAACCGGGAGCTTGCCGAGCTTACGACCGAATACAAATCTCAGGAGATCCGGCTGGAACAGCTGCTTCGGGATATCGACCCGGCATGGACCCGGCAGGAGCTGCTGGCTCTGTCTTTATCCGCTTCGGAGCGCGAGGAGGTACGGCGAATCAGTGCGGCCTTTGCCGGGTATGATCGCCGGATGGAGGCGCTGTTCATTGAACAGCGCGGGGCCCAGCGTTCTGCGGCGGCAGCCGAATCGGCGCTGCGGGAAGCCAGGCGGCAGCTGCGCGAGGAGATGGAGCGGGGACAAGAAGCATTTGCCATGATTAAGTCGGCAGCGCCTCAGGAGACCGCTGTGCTGTGGAATCAGCTGCAGCTGGAGATTGAGCGCTGGCGTGAACGGAGATTGACCCGGACTCAGCCTGAGCCTGCTTCCACGCGTCCATCGGGTAGAGGCAGATTACCTGGGATGCACGCGGGTCTGCTGGCGGGAATGGCTGTTATGACATTCCTGCTGGTGGTCGTATTGTTATGGACGTCAACCACGGAAGCTGCCGTGGTCTCAGGCATCGTGATGCTGCTCGGTATGGGTTATGTATTCTGGAGTGGTCAACGAGGTCGGGAGGTTCATGGTGCAGCTTCGAATGAGACCCATCTTCAAGACGTGCAGGGAACAGAACATATAGATCATCTCTATTCAAGGCTCGTCTCTGACCCATATGCGGCGGCAGCTGCGAGCACGATTCCGGGCAGACGAAGGGACAAAAACGCTGCCTTGGCGCGTGACCCCATCATGGTGGAGGCTCAAATGCGCGAGCTTCGATCCGTGATGGAGGGCTGGCAAGCATGGCGGCAGCGGCTGGATCGACTGACGTCCGATTGTGCGGCGGCTGAGGAGAAAGCTGCGCTGCAAGCGGCTGAATTACAAACGGTTCAGGGCGCTATTGATCAGGAAGAGAAGCGATATTTGGAGCTGGAGCGGCAGTGGGAGGATTGGCTTATGTCCCGATCACTCCCGCAGAGCCTGTCGCCTGACGTCATGCTGGACGTATTCGTCAAAGTGGAGCAGGGGCAGGAGCTGATCCGGCAGCAGAAATCGCTTGGACTGAAAATGGACGTGCTGTTAAAAGAGGCGGAGGATTATATCATCCAATGCCATGAGATCTTTGCGGCGGATCCCCAAGGTGACGTTAACGGCAACCGAATCCCAGCCGTTGCCGAGCTCGGTAACGTCTATTCCAGATGGAAGTCCTATCAAGAGGAATCGAGACAGAGGAAGGTCCTTGCCGAGCGTATTCAAGAGCTGCGCAAGGAGGGGATTGCGATTGCAGAGGAGCGGGAAGGGCTGCAGATGCGCAAAGCAGCTCTGATTGCATCATCCCAATCGGCAGACGAAGAAACCTTTCTTCGTATGGGAGCTGCTGCGAAGCGTCGTGAGGAGCTTGTTCGTACGATCCGCCATCACGAAATTACCATGTTCAGCGGATGGGATGAAGGGGGCCGCCGGCAGCTTGAACAGCTGCTGGAGCTGATGGATGCTTCGGAACTTGATGCTCAATGCATGAAGAAGGAGGAAGCCGTATCCGCTGCGCTCCACCTGCGGGACGAGCTCCAGGAACGGCGGGGGCGGCTGCTTCAGGAGAGAGAGTCGCTGGAAGCAGCGGGGAACGAGGATTCCGCCCTGCAGCAGCTGGAGGAGCAGCGCACCGCCCTGCGGGAATTAGTCTCGCAATATGCGGTACGTTCGATGGCTTCCGAATTTATCAAACGTACGCGCCGCATGTACGAGGAAGAGAAACAGCCGCAGGTGCTGCAGTTGGCTTCCCGCTACTTCACCATGCTGACCGGCGGCATGTACAGCCGGATTGTCATGCGGATGGGAGATCAGAGCCTGTTGGCAGAGCGCCCGACTGGTGAATTGGTGGAGAGCAGCCGGTTAAGCCGTGGTACGGCGGAGCAGTTATATCTGGCGATGCGGCTCGGTTTGATCCAATCGATGCCGCATGCATCGGGGTTGCCGTTATTGCTTGATGATCTGTTTGTAAATTTTGACGGCGAACGGCTCGGACATGCGCTCGAACTGCTCTCGGAATTATCGCAGGACCGGCAAGTCGTAATGATGACGTGTCATCGGCATGTAGCGGAGCAAACCATGAAACTCATACCGGGTGCACGATTCATCACGATGCAGCCATAA
- a CDS encoding divergent polysaccharide deacetylase family protein → MRKAFKKLVILLCTIWMIVYGAQIGYGAGVASTPTADPPNQETEEMHEKSGRGRPDQEAKVNKLAVIIDDFGNDQKGTQEMLSLPVKITVAVMPFLPTSVKDAEAAHRQGHDVIIHMPMEPKQGRSSWLGPGAILSSLTDEEIRERMEEAIDSVPYAVGINNHMGSKVTGDERVMSIVLDVCRERGLFFIDSKTNYHSVIGKLAAEKGMPSIANDIFLDDVHTVQHVSKQLLTAVQHAEERTSCIAIGHVGKYGTRTAEALKGTIPKLQAKVEFVGISDLVRERSSWRPNPLPAN, encoded by the coding sequence ATGCGGAAGGCATTCAAAAAATTGGTTATCTTGCTATGTACGATATGGATGATCGTGTACGGAGCACAGATCGGATATGGCGCAGGGGTGGCCTCTACCCCTACTGCTGATCCTCCCAATCAGGAAACGGAAGAAATGCACGAAAAATCCGGACGCGGCAGGCCTGATCAGGAAGCGAAAGTTAATAAGCTGGCCGTCATCATTGATGATTTTGGCAATGATCAGAAAGGGACTCAGGAAATGCTGAGTCTTCCTGTTAAGATCACGGTGGCAGTAATGCCTTTCTTGCCGACAAGCGTGAAGGATGCCGAAGCTGCGCATCGGCAAGGGCATGACGTCATCATCCATATGCCCATGGAGCCGAAGCAAGGACGATCTTCCTGGCTCGGACCGGGTGCCATTCTAAGTTCACTAACCGATGAGGAGATTCGTGAACGGATGGAGGAGGCAATCGATTCGGTTCCTTATGCCGTCGGGATTAATAATCATATGGGCTCCAAGGTTACCGGGGATGAGCGGGTCATGTCCATTGTGCTTGATGTATGCAGGGAGAGAGGGTTGTTCTTCATCGACAGCAAGACAAACTACCATAGCGTGATTGGCAAACTGGCAGCGGAGAAGGGGATGCCGTCCATCGCCAACGATATATTCCTGGATGATGTTCATACCGTTCAGCACGTGAGCAAACAGCTCCTGACCGCGGTACAGCATGCGGAAGAGAGAACATCCTGCATTGCAATTGGCCATGTCGGCAAATATGGAACCCGAACGGCAGAAGCGCTGAAAGGAACCATTCCGAAACTGCAAGCCAAGGTGGAGTTTGTGGGTATCAGCGATCTGGTTAGGGAACGATCAAGCTGGCGGCCGAATCCGCTGCCTGCGAATTAG
- a CDS encoding N-acetylmuramoyl-L-alanine amidase → MIKTAVVWMLLLTLALPGSVMEAYPVKEQAMTRPAHAVHKSPISTTRLLTETPESTHSSGQEIDQSELRQLHPFAHDVILIDVGHGGIDGGTSYGEILEKDINLAISRRLFMLLRKEGYHAVLNRDADYALSDDNRWHRSSSRHRRDLSQRKQLSSEIPTKLVVSIHVNWGKNSSKRGGIVLHQSEGRSTLLADTIQEQLNLVYRSSNHIMVGKPYYLLNQTQVPAVIVETGFLSNMEDRKLLTGRNGQMQIAEAIADGIISYLTAL, encoded by the coding sequence ATGATTAAGACAGCCGTTGTATGGATGCTTCTCTTGACACTGGCACTCCCGGGTTCTGTTATGGAAGCATATCCAGTGAAGGAGCAAGCCATGACGCGTCCAGCGCATGCCGTTCATAAAAGTCCAATATCGACAACCCGGCTTCTGACCGAAACGCCCGAATCCACCCACTCTTCAGGTCAGGAAATCGACCAGTCCGAACTAAGGCAGCTGCACCCTTTTGCCCATGATGTCATTCTGATCGATGTGGGTCATGGCGGAATCGACGGAGGAACGTCGTATGGTGAAATTCTCGAAAAAGATATTAACCTGGCCATTTCACGGAGACTGTTCATGCTGCTTCGCAAGGAAGGCTATCATGCCGTCCTGAACCGCGATGCCGATTACGCGCTTAGCGATGACAATCGCTGGCATCGAAGCTCCTCGAGGCATCGCCGCGATCTGTCGCAGCGCAAGCAGCTCAGCAGCGAGATCCCGACCAAGCTGGTGGTCAGCATTCATGTGAATTGGGGGAAGAACTCGTCCAAGCGCGGAGGCATCGTGCTGCATCAATCCGAGGGACGCAGCACCCTGCTTGCGGACACCATCCAGGAGCAGCTGAATCTGGTTTACCGCAGCAGCAATCACATCATGGTAGGTAAACCATACTATCTGCTGAATCAAACCCAAGTACCCGCCGTCATCGTCGAAACCGGCTTTCTCAGCAATATGGAGGACCGGAAATTATTAACCGGCCGCAACGGTCAAATGCAGATCGCTGAAGCCATTGCCGACGGGATTATCAGTTATTTAACGGCCCTGTAA